In Janibacter alkaliphilus, the following proteins share a genomic window:
- a CDS encoding pyruvate dehydrogenase, translated as MKLADQIVAQLVDAGVRRIYGIVGDSLNPVVDAVRRTGGAAKGGIDWIHVRHEEAAAFAAAADAQLTGELAVCAGSCGPGNLHLINGLYDANRSHAPVLAIASHIPSAQIGTGYFQETHPDRLFVECSVYREMISSPQQSPRVVASAIRHAESLRGVAVLTLPGDLADEEATAPTPAYRRAARPTLVPDEAVVTELAERINAAGRVAIFAGAGVADAHDEVVELAGHLGAPVGHSLRGKDAIQHDNPYDVGMTGLLGYGAAAEGMKDADLLLLLGTDFPYDQFLPDVTTVQIDTAGEVLGRRTEVDLPIHADVRATIAAVRPLLQPKDSRFLEATLKRHEKLMTKAVGAYTHDVEDKTPIHPEYVASILDEVAAEDAVITADTGMCNVWTARYITPNGRRRLIGSYLHGSMANALPHAIGAAVAHPGRQVVSVSGDGGLSMLLGELVTVAAYRLPVTVVVFNNSTLGMVKLEMLVDGMPDFGVDVPMVDYAKVGEALGFEAERVEQPGDVRAALTRALAHDGPSLVEVVTDPMALSVPPAITGEQLIGFATAMSKVVLNRGAGEAVAMARSNLRNIPR; from the coding sequence ATGAAGCTCGCCGACCAGATCGTCGCCCAGCTCGTCGACGCCGGGGTGCGCCGCATCTACGGGATCGTCGGGGACAGCCTCAACCCGGTGGTCGACGCGGTGCGCCGCACCGGCGGGGCCGCGAAGGGCGGGATCGACTGGATCCACGTCCGGCACGAGGAGGCGGCCGCCTTCGCCGCGGCGGCCGACGCCCAGCTGACCGGGGAGCTCGCGGTCTGCGCCGGCTCCTGCGGGCCGGGCAACCTGCACCTCATCAACGGGCTCTACGACGCCAACCGCAGCCACGCGCCGGTGCTGGCGATCGCCTCGCACATCCCGAGCGCGCAGATCGGCACCGGCTACTTCCAGGAGACCCACCCCGACCGGCTCTTCGTCGAGTGCTCGGTCTACCGGGAGATGATCTCCTCGCCGCAGCAGTCCCCGCGGGTGGTCGCCTCGGCGATCCGGCACGCCGAGAGCCTGCGCGGGGTCGCGGTGCTCACCCTGCCCGGCGACCTCGCCGACGAGGAGGCCACCGCGCCCACCCCGGCCTACCGGCGGGCCGCCCGGCCGACGCTGGTGCCGGACGAGGCGGTGGTGACCGAGCTGGCCGAGCGGATCAACGCCGCCGGGCGGGTGGCCATCTTCGCCGGGGCCGGGGTGGCCGACGCCCACGACGAGGTGGTCGAGCTGGCCGGGCACCTGGGCGCCCCGGTCGGGCACTCGCTGCGCGGCAAGGACGCGATCCAGCACGACAACCCCTACGACGTCGGGATGACCGGGCTGCTCGGCTACGGCGCCGCGGCCGAGGGGATGAAGGACGCCGACCTGCTGCTGCTGCTCGGCACCGACTTCCCCTACGACCAGTTCCTGCCGGACGTCACCACCGTGCAGATCGACACCGCCGGCGAGGTCCTCGGGCGTCGCACCGAGGTGGACCTGCCGATCCACGCCGACGTGCGGGCCACCATCGCGGCCGTCCGACCGCTGCTGCAGCCCAAGGACTCCCGCTTCCTCGAGGCCACCCTGAAGCGGCACGAGAAGCTCATGACGAAGGCGGTCGGGGCCTACACCCACGACGTCGAGGACAAGACCCCGATCCACCCGGAGTACGTCGCCTCGATCCTCGACGAGGTGGCCGCCGAGGACGCGGTGATCACCGCGGACACCGGCATGTGCAACGTGTGGACCGCGCGCTACATCACCCCGAACGGTCGCCGTCGGCTCATCGGCTCCTACCTGCACGGCTCGATGGCCAACGCGCTGCCGCACGCGATCGGCGCGGCCGTGGCCCACCCGGGCCGGCAGGTGGTCTCGGTCTCCGGCGACGGCGGCCTGTCCATGCTGCTCGGCGAGCTCGTCACGGTGGCCGCCTACCGGCTCCCGGTGACCGTGGTGGTCTTCAACAACTCGACGCTGGGCATGGTCAAGCTGGAGATGCTCGTGGACGGGATGCCCGACTTCGGCGTGGACGTCCCGATGGTGGACTACGCGAAGGTGGGCGAGGCGCTGGGCTTCGAGGCCGAGCGGGTCGAGCAGCCGGGTGACGTGCGGGCCGCGCTGACCCGGGCCCTCGCCCACGACGGCCCGTCGCTCGTCGAGGTGGTCACCGACCCGATGGCGCTGTCCGTGCCACCGGCGATCACCGGCGAGCAGCTCATCGGCTTCGCCACCGCGATGAGCAAGGTGGTGCTCAACCGCGGCGCCGGCGAGGCGGTCGCGATGGCCCGCTCGAACCTGCGCAACATCCCCCGCTGA
- a CDS encoding MerR family transcriptional regulator, which produces MRWSVGDVAARFGMPTHVLRHWESMGLLDPERDGGGRRRYRGADVVRVATIRRNRDAGMSLEQIRVLLDSDAPGRHQVLQDHLDELDRRMEQMRLSRAMTEHAMGCRAHDVATCPRFRQWVADLTADA; this is translated from the coding sequence CTGCGCTGGTCGGTCGGTGACGTCGCCGCCCGCTTCGGCATGCCCACGCACGTGCTGCGGCACTGGGAGTCGATGGGCCTGCTCGACCCCGAGCGCGACGGCGGCGGACGGCGTCGCTACCGGGGAGCGGACGTCGTCCGGGTGGCGACGATCCGGCGCAACCGGGACGCCGGGATGAGCCTGGAGCAGATCCGGGTGCTCCTGGACAGCGACGCCCCCGGTCGCCACCAGGTGCTGCAGGACCACCTCGACGAGCTGGACCGGCGGATGGAGCAGATGCGCCTCTCCCGGGCGATGACCGAGCACGCGATGGGCTGCCGGGCGCACGACGTCGCCACCTGCCCCCGCTTCCGGCAGTGGGTCGCCGACCTCACCGCCGACGCCTGA
- a CDS encoding UBP-type zinc finger domain-containing protein, with product MSARDDAIEVTVPPSGTGCADCLATDDGWWVHLRRCATCGHVGCCDSSPAQHASHHVASTGHAVVQSFEPGEDWFFDYDEEQVFRGPTLADPTSRPEEQGMPAPTDRVPDDWRSHLH from the coding sequence ATGAGCGCACGCGACGACGCGATCGAGGTCACCGTCCCCCCGTCCGGCACCGGCTGCGCGGACTGCCTGGCCACCGACGACGGCTGGTGGGTGCACCTGCGGCGGTGCGCGACCTGCGGGCACGTGGGCTGCTGCGACAGCTCCCCCGCCCAGCACGCCTCGCACCACGTCGCCAGCACCGGCCACGCGGTCGTGCAGAGCTTCGAGCCCGGGGAGGACTGGTTCTTCGACTACGACGAGGAGCAGGTCTTCCGCGGGCCGACCCTGGCCGACCCGACCAGCCGTCCGGAGGAGCAGGGCATGCCCGCCCCCACCGACCGCGTCCCCGACGACTGGCGCTCCCACCTCCACTGA
- a CDS encoding TfoX/Sxy family protein, translating to MAHDEEIADRVRALLADEPGLTERRMFGGLGFMLDGHMAVAADSKGGLMVRHDPADDSPDPLLAPTVMRGGPIRGWSDIDPEVALGDDELARLVRIGVGYVRGLPPKG from the coding sequence GTGGCGCACGACGAGGAGATCGCCGACCGGGTCCGGGCGCTGCTGGCCGACGAGCCGGGGCTGACCGAGCGCCGGATGTTCGGCGGGCTCGGGTTCATGCTCGACGGTCACATGGCGGTCGCCGCGGACAGCAAGGGCGGCCTCATGGTGCGGCACGACCCGGCGGACGACTCTCCCGACCCGCTGCTCGCGCCGACGGTGATGCGTGGCGGACCGATCCGCGGCTGGTCGGACATCGACCCGGAGGTGGCTCTGGGCGACGACGAGCTGGCCCGTCTGGTGCGGATCGGCGTCGGCTACGTCCGCGGTCTGCCGCCGAAGGGGTGA
- a CDS encoding LysE family translocator: MDLAFFLTSLAIVATPGTGVVLTMAAGLRGGRRPATITALGCTLGIVPHLVAAITGTAALLRASGTAFEMLKIAGIAYLLWMAWATWRDRGEIAVDGQVAPTSARRLVVTAVLANLLNPKLTLFFFAFLPQFVTPGRGELTQMLALSGVFMALTLIVFIGYGWCAALMREHVITRPAVVRRVQRVFAAGYLVLAARLATVERA, translated from the coding sequence ATGGACCTCGCCTTCTTCCTCACGTCGCTGGCGATCGTCGCCACCCCCGGGACCGGTGTGGTGCTCACCATGGCGGCCGGCCTGCGCGGCGGGCGACGTCCGGCGACCATCACCGCGCTCGGCTGCACCCTCGGCATCGTGCCGCACCTCGTGGCGGCGATCACCGGCACCGCGGCGCTCCTGCGGGCCAGCGGCACCGCCTTCGAGATGCTCAAGATCGCCGGCATCGCCTATCTGCTGTGGATGGCCTGGGCCACCTGGCGGGACCGTGGCGAGATCGCCGTCGACGGTCAGGTGGCGCCGACCTCGGCGCGGCGGCTGGTGGTCACCGCGGTGCTGGCCAACCTGCTCAACCCGAAGCTCACCCTCTTCTTCTTCGCCTTCCTCCCGCAGTTCGTCACCCCCGGGCGCGGCGAGCTGACGCAGATGCTGGCCCTCAGCGGGGTCTTCATGGCGCTCACCCTCATCGTCTTCATCGGGTACGGCTGGTGCGCCGCGCTCATGCGCGAGCACGTCATCACCCGGCCGGCGGTGGTGCGGCGGGTGCAGCGCGTCTTCGCCGCCGGGTACCTCGTGCTGGCCGCCCGGCTGGCGACGGTGGAGCGGGCCTAG
- a CDS encoding MarR family winged helix-turn-helix transcriptional regulator: MSGDQVVDGLPLVALLGGAHDAFVLEFERRLAAAGLPGVTLAHSRTVLRHLTTGPARASQLVEPCGMSKQAVSQQIGQLERGGYIAVRPDPADQRARLLTLTPAGEEAQRTVRRLFAEIEADWVADLGADDVAALRRVLAAAIARQGCTEAVVEDVGCG; encoded by the coding sequence ATGAGCGGGGATCAGGTCGTCGACGGGCTGCCCCTGGTGGCGCTGCTCGGCGGGGCGCACGATGCCTTCGTCCTGGAGTTCGAGCGCCGTCTGGCCGCGGCGGGTCTGCCCGGGGTCACGCTGGCGCACTCCCGGACCGTCCTGCGTCACCTCACGACCGGGCCCGCCCGCGCCTCGCAGCTCGTCGAGCCGTGCGGGATGAGCAAGCAGGCGGTCAGCCAGCAGATCGGCCAGCTCGAGCGCGGCGGCTACATCGCGGTCAGGCCAGATCCTGCGGACCAACGGGCCCGGCTGCTCACCCTCACCCCGGCCGGGGAGGAGGCGCAGCGCACCGTGCGGCGCCTCTTCGCCGAGATCGAGGCGGACTGGGTCGCCGACCTCGGGGCAGACGACGTGGCCGCGTTGCGCCGGGTGCTCGCCGCGGCGATCGCCCGTCAGGGGTGCACGGAGGCCGTCGTCGAGGACGTCGGCTGCGGCTGA
- a CDS encoding NADPH-dependent FMN reductase produces MTIFTARRAAQRRELAPFLSTGALMHVLAIVGSTRAASTNRRLAETALAQLPEGSTGSISELPAHLPFYDEDVDSAGAPDAATRLRAEVGEADAVLLVTPEYNGGMSAVAKNAIDWLSRPFGDGIIKGKPVLVLGATMSARGAQWAREEAVKSVTIAGGLPLQRHLGVPSAFEAFDEDALREPELHDDLRTLVGDLLTAAAESREPAGV; encoded by the coding sequence TTGACCATCTTCACCGCCCGACGAGCAGCACAGCGCCGTGAGCTCGCCCCCTTCCTCTCGACAGGAGCGCTCATGCACGTCCTCGCCATCGTGGGCAGCACCCGCGCCGCCTCCACCAACCGCCGGCTCGCCGAGACCGCGCTAGCCCAGCTGCCCGAGGGCAGCACCGGCAGCATCAGCGAGCTCCCGGCCCACCTCCCCTTCTACGACGAGGACGTCGACTCCGCCGGCGCCCCCGACGCGGCGACCCGGCTGCGCGCCGAGGTCGGCGAGGCCGACGCCGTGCTCCTGGTTACCCCGGAGTACAACGGCGGCATGTCCGCGGTCGCCAAGAACGCCATCGACTGGCTCTCCCGCCCCTTCGGCGACGGCATCATCAAGGGCAAGCCGGTGCTCGTGCTCGGCGCCACGATGTCCGCACGCGGCGCGCAGTGGGCCCGGGAGGAAGCGGTGAAGTCGGTGACCATCGCCGGCGGCCTGCCGCTGCAGCGCCACCTCGGGGTCCCCTCGGCGTTCGAGGCCTTCGACGAGGACGCGCTGCGCGAGCCGGAGCTGCACGACGACCTGCGCACCCTCGTCGGCGACCTGCTGACCGCCGCCGCAGAGAGCCGGGAGCCGGCCGGGGTCTGA
- a CDS encoding esterase/lipase family protein, translating into MRLTTRAMKVVVATAATTAFVALSPASASAATTYDTGEGYGPYKISFLAATIYSQGYPDKQPQGVNDWGCTPDDPRKQPVVLVHGTYANQYNSFARMAPELDWDGYCVYAFNYGMDDDSLVAQFPGIYGTTGLSANASELEAFTDEVMQRTGASEVDMVGWSQGGTLINDYLKRRGGDTVDDAVTLGATHHGTTLLGLGNLADDVGLDNVRAGLGQAAVDQVRDSEYIAQLNAEGDTVAGVDYTVIATRYDEVSTPYSATFLEAVPGANVDNVTLQNGCWLDKSDHLSMMYSPRAIDITRKALDPDGRGYLRCRLNLPIV; encoded by the coding sequence ATGCGCCTGACCACCCGAGCCATGAAGGTCGTGGTCGCCACAGCCGCGACCACCGCCTTCGTCGCGCTGTCGCCCGCCTCGGCGAGCGCCGCCACGACCTACGACACCGGTGAGGGCTACGGGCCCTACAAGATCAGCTTCCTCGCCGCCACCATCTACAGCCAGGGGTACCCCGACAAGCAGCCGCAGGGCGTCAACGACTGGGGCTGCACCCCGGACGACCCGCGCAAGCAGCCGGTGGTCCTCGTGCACGGCACCTACGCCAACCAGTACAACAGCTTCGCCCGGATGGCCCCCGAGCTGGACTGGGACGGCTACTGCGTCTACGCCTTCAACTACGGCATGGACGACGACTCCCTGGTCGCCCAGTTCCCCGGCATCTACGGCACCACCGGGCTGTCCGCGAACGCCAGCGAGCTGGAGGCCTTCACCGACGAGGTCATGCAGCGCACCGGCGCCAGCGAGGTCGACATGGTCGGCTGGAGCCAGGGCGGCACCCTCATCAACGACTACCTCAAGCGCCGCGGCGGGGACACCGTCGACGACGCCGTGACGCTCGGCGCCACCCACCACGGCACCACCCTGCTCGGGCTGGGCAACCTCGCCGACGACGTCGGCCTGGACAACGTCCGCGCCGGCCTCGGCCAGGCCGCGGTCGACCAGGTGCGCGACTCGGAGTACATCGCCCAGCTCAACGCCGAGGGCGACACCGTCGCCGGGGTCGACTACACGGTGATCGCCACCCGCTACGACGAGGTCTCCACGCCGTACAGCGCGACCTTCCTCGAGGCGGTGCCGGGTGCGAACGTCGACAACGTCACCCTGCAGAACGGCTGCTGGCTCGACAAGAGCGACCACCTCTCGATGATGTACAGCCCACGGGCGATCGACATCACCCGCAAGGCGCTCGACCCCGACGGACGCGGCTACCTGCGCTGCCGGCTCAACCTGCCGATCGTCTGA
- a CDS encoding response regulator transcription factor — MATGASNAEIAGALHLSHGTVKNLVSMLLRKLHQGDRTRLALHLSRLGCGPVHRAQSAQHRPHSTDRRPLTLRGSAVGGRARPVGPAGQTIGRLSRQRR, encoded by the coding sequence GTGGCGACCGGGGCGAGCAACGCCGAGATCGCCGGCGCGCTGCACCTGAGCCACGGCACGGTGAAGAACCTCGTCTCGATGCTGCTGCGCAAGCTGCACCAGGGGGACCGGACGCGGCTGGCCCTGCACCTGTCCCGGCTGGGATGTGGGCCGGTCCACCGAGCACAGAGCGCACAGCACAGACCACACAGCACAGACCGCCGACCGCTCACCCTCCGAGGGTCAGCGGTCGGCGGTCGTGCTCGACCTGTCGGTCCCGCCGGTCAGACGATCGGCAGGTTGAGCCGGCAGCGCAGGTAG
- a CDS encoding histidine kinase — protein MIDEPRALRILDALLVGAVALQVPVVVLLVGDPEAPTWQPWAFAAAVLLMLALWVTWRRSQHRTTQHRTTQELVLAQERTRAAAELHDGLGHRLTGIGLLLDGAQRLQQRDPEQAWASVAEVRQATGEALQEMRTWVRALSPVPLSELSDCQAFQPIAERFRGTGLAVDVDADVEDLGTAQALVVYRCVQEGLTNVVRHSGAEHAHLEVRRDGSGVRLELTDDGRGVGGAAEGFGLTAMRARVEDLGGSLTSTDPPEGGRRLAVVVPDQPVAAGPTSSVAASGAGSTRDGRRDEPDAGGRRRRPGAGAARDLSRAGDPGRGRGRRRGG, from the coding sequence GTGATCGACGAGCCGCGAGCGTTGCGCATCCTCGACGCGCTGCTCGTGGGGGCGGTCGCGCTGCAGGTGCCCGTCGTGGTCCTCCTCGTCGGCGACCCGGAGGCCCCGACCTGGCAGCCGTGGGCCTTCGCCGCGGCGGTGCTGCTCATGCTGGCCCTGTGGGTGACCTGGCGCCGCAGCCAGCACCGCACCACCCAGCACCGCACCACCCAGGAGCTCGTCCTCGCCCAGGAGCGCACCCGCGCGGCGGCCGAGCTGCACGACGGCCTGGGGCACCGGCTCACCGGGATCGGGCTGCTGCTCGACGGCGCCCAGCGGCTCCAGCAGCGGGACCCGGAGCAGGCGTGGGCCAGCGTCGCCGAGGTCCGGCAGGCGACCGGGGAGGCGCTGCAGGAGATGCGCACCTGGGTGCGGGCGCTGAGCCCGGTGCCGCTCAGCGAGCTCAGCGACTGCCAGGCCTTCCAGCCGATCGCCGAACGCTTCCGCGGGACCGGGCTCGCCGTGGACGTCGATGCCGACGTGGAGGACCTGGGGACGGCGCAGGCGCTCGTGGTCTACCGGTGCGTGCAGGAGGGGCTCACCAACGTCGTGCGGCACAGCGGAGCCGAGCACGCCCACCTGGAGGTGCGGCGTGACGGGAGCGGGGTCCGGCTGGAGCTGACCGACGACGGCCGGGGGGTGGGAGGTGCCGCCGAGGGATTCGGCCTGACCGCGATGCGGGCCCGGGTCGAGGACCTCGGCGGCAGCCTCACCTCCACCGATCCGCCCGAAGGGGGCCGCCGGCTCGCCGTGGTCGTCCCCGACCAGCCGGTCGCCGCCGGACCGACGTCTTCGGTGGCGGCCTCCGGCGCGGGGTCGACCAGGGACGGTCGACGCGATGAGCCCGACGCGGGTGGTCGTCGTCGACGACCAGGAGCTGGTGCGGCGCGGGATCTGTCTCGTGCTGGCGACCCTGGACGGGGTCGAGGTCGTCGGCGAGGCGGCTGA